The following proteins come from a genomic window of Myroides odoratus DSM 2801:
- a CDS encoding RagB/SusD family nutrient uptake outer membrane protein, protein MIQSIIKAIILIILSSSLLGCSSDFLDEPQPKDSISPDIVFGSKEGATSFLSGILRLQRMSMINDEASGLHSILFARSVKGADLIQKQIWFGDDYDHQVYVSTGTRAVFSWRLPYKIIDQVNNLIQGVKASTKISSADKNTLIGQALALRGYYYFQLAIEFGDAYLSPEQSTFPPIYTEPTATPAPFTTKEEFFIRIVTDLEEATTLLDEKRENKSYINKAVAQAFLAQVYQYMGKWELAQKNAAAAYGGHPLEVLRAEDYNKGFASIQAAEWLWALPQSADQTVYYRSHPHAMMDHVAVAYHGTFINDAFVQQFSATDVRNLFSNFYEKPAGDWQEYVTSKFTFTFESDIPILRYPELILIDAEAAYHLGDETNARKLLDDIRRNRDTAAQATTASGTDLLEAILLERRKELYGECGIEWFDAKRLLRGINRTGNHRTKLSIAPLDKRFQLPIPQEELDARK, encoded by the coding sequence ATGATACAATCTATTATAAAAGCAATTATTTTAATCATACTATCTAGTAGTCTTCTGGGTTGTTCCTCTGATTTCTTAGATGAACCTCAACCTAAAGATAGTATTTCTCCCGACATTGTTTTTGGGAGCAAAGAAGGAGCAACCTCTTTTCTATCGGGTATTTTAAGATTACAAAGGATGTCAATGATTAACGACGAAGCCTCAGGTCTTCATAGCATTTTATTTGCCCGAAGTGTAAAAGGAGCAGATTTAATCCAAAAACAAATCTGGTTTGGCGATGATTACGATCATCAAGTCTATGTAAGTACAGGGACACGAGCTGTATTTTCATGGAGATTACCCTATAAAATCATCGATCAAGTTAACAACTTAATTCAAGGGGTTAAAGCGAGTACTAAAATCAGTTCAGCAGATAAAAACACCTTAATCGGACAAGCATTAGCACTTAGAGGTTATTACTATTTTCAGCTCGCTATCGAATTTGGTGATGCTTATCTATCTCCAGAACAATCGACTTTCCCTCCGATTTATACCGAACCTACGGCTACTCCAGCTCCCTTTACCACGAAAGAGGAGTTTTTCATTCGCATTGTAACGGATTTAGAAGAAGCCACTACTCTTTTAGATGAAAAAAGAGAAAATAAATCCTACATCAATAAAGCCGTAGCACAAGCGTTTTTAGCGCAAGTATATCAATACATGGGAAAATGGGAATTGGCGCAGAAAAATGCAGCCGCAGCCTACGGTGGGCATCCTCTTGAAGTATTACGCGCGGAAGACTATAACAAGGGCTTTGCTTCTATCCAAGCAGCAGAATGGTTATGGGCTTTACCACAAAGCGCAGATCAAACCGTTTACTATCGTTCACACCCTCATGCCATGATGGACCATGTGGCTGTGGCTTACCATGGTACATTCATTAATGATGCTTTTGTACAACAATTTAGCGCTACAGATGTCCGTAACTTGTTTTCTAATTTTTACGAGAAACCGGCAGGTGATTGGCAAGAATATGTAACTTCTAAATTTACGTTTACTTTTGAATCGGACATTCCTATTCTTCGTTACCCAGAGCTTATTTTGATTGATGCTGAGGCCGCTTACCATCTAGGAGATGAAACAAACGCACGTAAATTACTTGATGATATCCGCCGAAATCGAGATACTGCCGCACAAGCAACTACAGCCAGCGGTACTGATTTATTGGAAGCTATCTTACTCGAACGAAGAAAAGAATTATATGGCGAATGTGGTATAGAATGGTTTGATGCGAAGCGACTATTAAGAGGGATTAATCGTACGGGAAATCACCGCACCAAATTATCCATTGCACCTTTAGACAAACGTTTCCAATTACCTATTCCACAAGAAGAACTAGATGCACGTAAGTAA